The following are encoded together in the Tepidiforma bonchosmolovskayae genome:
- a CDS encoding thiamine pyrophosphate-dependent dehydrogenase E1 component subunit alpha: protein MTPSPETLLDLHRRMLRIRLFEEEAGRLSEAGRIPGALHLYVGEEAVAAGVAAHLGQGDQVTSTHRGHGHLVAVGGDFRRMFAELFGRATGYCRGKGGSMHIADMDLGMLGANGIVGGGPPIAVGAAFSNKYRKTQNVTACFFGDGASNEGSFHEAANMAGLYRLPLIFVCENNGFGEFTRQDRHQAIRDIADRAAGYGFPGVVVDGMDVIAVYEAAGEAIARARRGEGPTLLECKTYRFYDHVGVRGMGVVYRSDDEVRAWRERDPITLLERRLAELGILDAPGAAAVRDQVHAEVREAVAFAEASPFPDPATLTEDVYAS from the coding sequence ATGACCCCCTCGCCCGAAACCCTCCTCGACCTCCACCGCCGCATGCTCCGCATCCGCCTCTTCGAAGAGGAGGCCGGCAGGCTCTCCGAGGCCGGCCGCATCCCCGGCGCCCTCCACCTCTACGTCGGCGAGGAGGCCGTCGCTGCCGGCGTCGCCGCCCACCTCGGCCAGGGCGACCAGGTCACCTCCACCCACCGCGGCCACGGCCACCTCGTCGCCGTCGGCGGCGACTTCCGCCGTATGTTCGCCGAGCTCTTCGGCCGCGCCACCGGCTACTGCCGCGGCAAGGGAGGCTCCATGCACATCGCCGACATGGACCTCGGCATGCTCGGCGCCAACGGCATCGTCGGCGGCGGCCCGCCCATCGCCGTCGGCGCCGCCTTCTCCAACAAGTACCGCAAAACCCAGAACGTCACCGCCTGCTTCTTCGGCGACGGCGCCTCCAACGAGGGCAGCTTCCACGAAGCCGCCAACATGGCCGGCCTCTACCGCCTCCCCCTCATTTTCGTCTGCGAAAACAACGGCTTCGGCGAGTTCACCCGCCAGGACCGCCACCAGGCGATCCGCGACATCGCCGACCGCGCCGCCGGCTACGGATTCCCCGGCGTCGTCGTCGACGGCATGGACGTCATTGCGGTCTACGAAGCCGCCGGCGAAGCCATCGCCCGCGCCCGCCGCGGCGAGGGCCCTACCCTCCTCGAGTGCAAAACCTACCGCTTCTACGACCACGTCGGCGTCCGCGGCATGGGCGTCGTCTACCGCTCCGACGACGAAGTCCGCGCCTGGCGCGAACGCGACCCCATCACCCTGCTCGAGCGCCGCCTCGCCGAACTCGGCATCCTCGATGCGCCCGGCGCCGCTGCCGTCCGCGACCAGGTCCACGCCGAGGTCCGCGAAGCCGTCGCCTTCGCCGAGGCGAGCCCCTTCCCCGACCCCGCGACCCTCACCGAAGACGTCTACGCCAGCTAG
- a CDS encoding SDR family NAD(P)-dependent oxidoreductase — protein MQMLEGKVAAVTGGSRGIGRGLVEAFLREGAMVAFNGRDQKKGEQALAELGAGVRAVFVQGDARNSADVKRLVDTAVERWGRLDIMVNNAGGITRPAPIAQLDDDAWENDIRWNLGGVFYGTKWALQQMIPRGSGRIINISSVEGKQGAAGMAGYVAAKHGVNGLTKTTALEVGRLGITCNAICPGLIITDAVRESGDATAKAMGLSGLDEMVEKIFKAKTATGEINTVEQVAAVALLLASEAGAGITGACISVDCGTAQY, from the coding sequence ATGCAGATGCTCGAAGGGAAGGTGGCCGCGGTCACCGGGGGGAGCCGCGGCATCGGCAGGGGGCTGGTCGAGGCCTTCCTGCGCGAAGGCGCGATGGTCGCCTTCAACGGGAGGGACCAGAAGAAGGGCGAGCAGGCGCTCGCCGAGCTGGGCGCGGGCGTCCGGGCGGTCTTCGTGCAGGGGGATGCCCGGAACAGCGCCGACGTGAAGCGGCTGGTCGACACGGCGGTCGAGCGGTGGGGCCGGCTGGACATCATGGTGAACAACGCCGGCGGGATTACGCGGCCGGCGCCGATCGCCCAGCTCGATGACGACGCGTGGGAGAACGACATCCGCTGGAACCTGGGCGGGGTGTTCTACGGGACGAAGTGGGCGCTCCAGCAGATGATCCCGCGCGGCTCGGGCCGAATCATCAACATCTCGTCGGTCGAGGGGAAGCAGGGGGCCGCCGGGATGGCGGGGTACGTGGCGGCGAAGCACGGCGTGAACGGGCTGACGAAGACCACGGCGCTCGAGGTCGGGCGGCTGGGGATCACCTGCAACGCGATCTGCCCGGGGCTCATCATCACCGACGCGGTGCGGGAGTCGGGCGATGCGACCGCGAAGGCGATGGGCCTTTCTGGGCTGGACGAGATGGTGGAGAAGATCTTCAAGGCAAAGACGGCGACCGGGGAGATCAACACGGTCGAGCAGGTGGCCGCCGTGGCGCTGCTGCTGGCGAGCGAGGCCGGGGCCGGGATCACGGGCGCGTGCATCTCGGTCGATTGCGGGACGGCGCAGTACTGA
- a CDS encoding TetR/AcrR family transcriptional regulator encodes MARLDINAIRRRQIIDAAVAVMAEKGWAETSIDEATRRAEVSRGLVSYHFKDKADLLSGVLARCQEIFNESVAQAQKEGQNPVETMRAVTRIGIELAKVNPVPYEVFVQFTASAKRDPRLGDEVRALWEGFRRATAAAIRAGQRAGQFRADLDADAAAARHIGAVTGVALQWLLEPGAFDFEETERQTIDMLMRYLVAEGVDPVTGAATPVAASLDG; translated from the coding sequence ATGGCACGCTTGGACATCAACGCAATTCGACGACGGCAGATCATTGACGCGGCCGTGGCGGTCATGGCCGAAAAGGGCTGGGCGGAGACCTCCATCGACGAAGCGACGCGGCGTGCGGAGGTCAGCCGCGGGCTGGTCTCGTACCACTTCAAGGACAAGGCCGACCTCCTCTCGGGGGTGCTGGCGCGCTGCCAGGAGATTTTCAATGAGTCGGTGGCGCAGGCGCAGAAAGAAGGGCAGAACCCGGTCGAGACGATGCGGGCGGTGACGCGCATCGGGATCGAGCTGGCGAAGGTGAACCCGGTGCCGTATGAGGTGTTCGTCCAGTTCACGGCGAGCGCGAAGCGGGACCCGCGGCTGGGGGACGAGGTGCGCGCGCTGTGGGAGGGATTCCGGCGGGCGACGGCGGCGGCGATCCGGGCCGGCCAGCGGGCCGGGCAGTTCCGCGCCGACCTCGATGCGGACGCGGCGGCGGCGCGGCACATCGGCGCGGTGACCGGGGTGGCGCTCCAGTGGCTGCTCGAGCCGGGGGCGTTCGACTTCGAGGAGACGGAGCGCCAGACGATCGACATGCTGATGCGGTACCTCGTGGCGGAGGGGGTGGACCCGGTGACGGGCGCTGCAACGCCGGTCGCCGCGAGCCTCGACGGCTGA